ACCCGACCACGTTTCCGGCTATGCATACACTGTTTACTCTGCGGCGCGCGGCCTTGGCAATAGCTGTGGCGGCGGCCCTGGCCGGCCCCGCGGCGGCGCAGCAACCCCTGGCCGCAGCACCCGCTACCTCGTGCCTGCTGCTGCCCCTCGACCCCGCCGAGCGCGCCCAACGGGCCACGCTGGTGGTAGAGGCCGAAGTGGTGGCCCAACGCAGCTTCTGGGACCGGGAGCACCGCCATATTTACACCGCCAACACCTTGCGCGTGTACAAGCTGCTGAAAGGCCAGTGGGCAGCCGGGCAACCCCTGACGGTAATAACCGAGGGCGGCACCGTGGAGCTGGCGCGCGAAAGCATCACCAATACCCTTGCCCTGAAGGTGGGCGAGCAGGGCCTGCTGTTTCTGCAGCCGGCGGGCTTTCGGGGCGTCAGCGAGCCGCAGGCTTTCATGCCCTACGGCAGCCTGCAAGGGTTTATTCGCTACGATGTAGCCGCGGCCACGGCCGCCGAGCCTTTTCGGCGCTACCCGCTGCTCGACGAGGATTTTTACCGGCAGCAGCTGACTTTCACGGGGCAGGAGTTGCGCCTGCTCGACGCCAACCCCGCGCTTACGGCAGCCGTAGCCAGGCGCCTGCGCCCCGCCACGGCGCAGCGGGTAACGGCGCCCGTAATTACCACGCTCGCGCCGCTTAGCGTAACGGCGGGTACCGGCACGGTACTTACCATTAGCGGCAGCGGTTTCGGCGCTACCCCCGGCAGCGTCGATTTCCGCAACGCCGACGACGGCGGCGCTTCGTTTACGCGCACACCCAGCTCCGAAATCGTGTCGTGGTCGGATACGCGCATTCAAGTGCGGGTGCCCTCGTTCACGGAGCAGGGGCGCCCGGCCGGCACGGGCAACATCCGCGTGAATACGGCCGACAACCAAAGCACCATCAGCGCCCTCAGCATTACGGTGGTGTATGCCGTTTCCAACGTGCAGGAAACTACCAGCCTGGCCTTGTTCCCGACGGAGCACTTCAACCAAAACCGGCGCGGGGGCTACTCGTTTCAGCCCGATGCGGGGTTTGCGCAAAACGCGGCGGCCATGCAGGCCTTCGGCCGCGCCCTGGCCAGCTGGCGTTGCCAAACGGCCATCAACTGGGAGCTGGGTGCCACGCGCACCAGCCGCGGCATTGCTTCCGACGACGTGAATGCCCTGGAGTTCGACCAAGGCAGCGAGCTGCCCGCGCAAGTGCTGGGCCGCACCACCAGCTATTTTCTGGGCTGCCGCGATGCCAACGGCCAGATTCGGTTTTGGGTGAAGGAGATTGACATGCTCTACGACGACGGCACGCCCTGGCAATTCGGGCCCTCGCTGCCCACCGCGCTGCAAATCGATTTTGAATCGGTGGCGGTGCACGAGCTGGGCCACGGCCACCAACTCTCGCACATAATTGCGCCGGCCGCCGCCGGCCGACCGGGCGCCGTAATGCACTACGCCATCGGGCGGGGGCAGCTGAACCGTACGCTCGATTTCGACCGCGACATTCAGGGCGGCTATATCGTGCTGCAGCGCAGCTTCGCGCCCGATAAGTGCGGCGCCGCGCCCATGATACCCGCGCCGCTTACGGGCACGCTCTCGGCTCAAACGGCCGGCCCGCGCGTGCTGCTTACCTGGCCCGTGCGCGACGAATGCAACGTGCGAAACTACGTGGTAGAGCGCAGCACCGATAACCAGCAAACCTGGGCGCGCGCCGGGCAGGTTTCGCCCACGGGCGCTGCTTCGTACACCTTCACCGACAACAACCCCGGCGCCGAGCTGGTGCACTACCGCGTGCTGGTGCAGCTCAGCAACGGGCTCAGCCTCACGGTAGCACCCGTTTCGGTGCGCACCATACCCGGGCCCGAGTTTGCGCTGTATCCCAACCCGCGGCGCGGCTCCGAGGTGTATGTGGCCCTGAACGCGGCCTCTACCGATAACCTCATCATCCGGCTGTACGATGCCGTGGGGCGCTACTACGGCGGCACGGCCTACCCCGTGCCGCAGGCCGGCTTCAACCCCCAGATTCAGGTGGAGCTGCCCGTGCTGCGCGCCGGTTGGTACCTGATTCGGTGGGAGGCCGGCAGCCAGAAGGGCACGGTGCCGTTTATTCAGGTGGAATAGCCATTGCGCCACGGTGCCGCAGCGCGACAACGCCGTCGGGCGGCGGCGCACATTCCTTATTTTCGGCCCATGAGGAAATACCTGATGGTTACGCTGCTGCTCGTATTCGCCGCTTTCAAGCTGAAAGCGCAATCGGTAGCCGAGCTGGATGCCAA
The sequence above is drawn from the Hymenobacter sp. YIM 151858-1 genome and encodes:
- a CDS encoding IPT/TIG domain-containing protein; protein product: MHTLFTLRRAALAIAVAAALAGPAAAQQPLAAAPATSCLLLPLDPAERAQRATLVVEAEVVAQRSFWDREHRHIYTANTLRVYKLLKGQWAAGQPLTVITEGGTVELARESITNTLALKVGEQGLLFLQPAGFRGVSEPQAFMPYGSLQGFIRYDVAAATAAEPFRRYPLLDEDFYRQQLTFTGQELRLLDANPALTAAVARRLRPATAQRVTAPVITTLAPLSVTAGTGTVLTISGSGFGATPGSVDFRNADDGGASFTRTPSSEIVSWSDTRIQVRVPSFTEQGRPAGTGNIRVNTADNQSTISALSITVVYAVSNVQETTSLALFPTEHFNQNRRGGYSFQPDAGFAQNAAAMQAFGRALASWRCQTAINWELGATRTSRGIASDDVNALEFDQGSELPAQVLGRTTSYFLGCRDANGQIRFWVKEIDMLYDDGTPWQFGPSLPTALQIDFESVAVHELGHGHQLSHIIAPAAAGRPGAVMHYAIGRGQLNRTLDFDRDIQGGYIVLQRSFAPDKCGAAPMIPAPLTGTLSAQTAGPRVLLTWPVRDECNVRNYVVERSTDNQQTWARAGQVSPTGAASYTFTDNNPGAELVHYRVLVQLSNGLSLTVAPVSVRTIPGPEFALYPNPRRGSEVYVALNAASTDNLIIRLYDAVGRYYGGTAYPVPQAGFNPQIQVELPVLRAGWYLIRWEAGSQKGTVPFIQVE